A single Buchnera aphidicola (Hyperomyzus lactucae) DNA region contains:
- the glyQ gene encoding glycine--tRNA ligase subunit alpha, protein MKNYHNTFYSLITSLQKFWLEKECTIFQPLDLPIGAGTFHNTTFLGTIGPEPIHAAYIQSCRRPSDGRYGENPNRLQHYYQFQVIMKPPPRDIQKIYLHSLNLLNIDEKTNDIRFVEDNWENPTLGAWGIGWEVWLNGMEITQFTYFQQVGGLECNPVTIEITYGLERIAMYMQDKSTVYDLIWNKNKNHTITYGDIFQQNEIEQSKYNFQYSDTTFLFNSFEQYESEAKRLINLKKPLLLVSYEKILQANHIFNLLDARKAISSNERQNYILRIRKLTTQIAQEYLNLRKKLGFPLCHEKRKKNDKKSAVN, encoded by the coding sequence ATGAAAAATTATCATAATACTTTTTATAGTTTAATTACAAGTTTACAAAAATTCTGGTTAGAAAAAGAGTGCACTATTTTTCAACCATTAGATCTTCCCATAGGAGCGGGTACATTTCATAATACAACTTTTTTAGGCACTATTGGTCCAGAACCAATTCACGCCGCATATATACAATCTTGTCGTCGTCCTTCAGACGGAAGATATGGAGAAAATCCTAATCGTTTACAACATTACTATCAATTTCAAGTTATTATGAAACCGCCTCCACGTGATATTCAAAAAATTTATTTACATTCACTTAATTTGCTAAATATCGATGAAAAAACAAATGATATACGTTTTGTAGAAGATAATTGGGAAAATCCTACATTAGGAGCTTGGGGGATTGGATGGGAAGTTTGGTTGAACGGAATGGAAATTACTCAATTTACTTATTTTCAACAAGTAGGAGGATTAGAATGTAATCCTGTAACTATTGAAATAACATATGGTTTAGAAAGAATTGCCATGTATATGCAGGATAAATCAACAGTGTATGACTTAATCTGGAATAAAAATAAAAATCATACGATTACTTATGGTGATATTTTTCAACAAAACGAAATAGAACAATCAAAATATAACTTTCAATATTCTGATACTACTTTTTTATTTAATTCTTTTGAACAATATGAATCAGAAGCAAAAAGATTAATAAATTTAAAAAAACCATTATTATTAGTATCATATGAAAAAATATTGCAAGCAAATCATATATTTAATTTATTAGATGCAAGAAAAGCTATATCTTCAAATGAGCGTCAAAATTATATCTTGCGCATTCGTAAATTAACTACTCAAATCGCACAAGAATATCTTAATTTAAGAAAAAAATTAGGTTTTCCATTGTGTCATGAAAAAAGAAAAAAAAATGACAAAAAAAGTGCTGTTAATTGA